The Nitrospiria bacterium genome contains the following window.
ACCATCTCATCCTGTTTGTGATGCTGCTTGGATTTCTGCTTCTATCGGGACAGGGTTTGTCGTTGAAATTAGCATGGCTTCCCCTTTATCTGGCCGGGATCATCCTGTTTGCCCTTGGGCTGGCCTGGATTTTATCCGCACTGAATGTTTTTCTGAGAGACATCGGCCAGATTTTGGGTGTTCTCCTTAATCTTTGGTTTTTCTTTACACCGATCATCTATCCGGCGAGCCTGATACCGGAGGCATTTCGACCCTGGCTGGCGCTTAATCCGATGCTTTACCCGGTGGAAGGCTACCGAATGGCCCTTTTGGGACGAACAGAGCCCGATTTCTCCGGATTAGTCATCCTTTTCATATGGGGGATCGGAGCCTTCATGGTGGGCGGTCTGGTTTTCAAAAAGCTGAAACCCGCCTTTGCGGATGTTTTATGATATGAACGTTATCGAAGTCAACAATCTGACGAAAGTCTATAAGCTCTATTCATCTCCAAAGGATCGCTTGAAAGAAATCCTGAGCAAGAAAAAGCTTCACCATGACTTCTATGCCTTGAACGATGTCTCCTTCAGTGTTGAAAAAGGCCAAACGGTCGGCGTCATCGGCCAGAACGGCAGCGGGAAAAGTACA
Protein-coding sequences here:
- a CDS encoding ABC transporter permease; this translates as MIRSLVVRDIRTRYMGSFLGVFWALVHPLTQLIIFYFVFSVVLKAKLGAEYADTNYALWLMSGMLPWIIFSEVVSRSPNAVLEQANLIRKTVFPSEILPFAHVSAALVNHLILFVMLLGFLLLSGQGLSLKLAWLPLYLAGIILFALGLAWILSALNVFLRDIGQILGVLLNLWFFFTPIIYPASLIPEAFRPWLALNPMLYPVEGYRMALLGRTEPDFSGLVILFIWGIGAFMVGGLVFKKLKPAFADVL